One Hordeum vulgare subsp. vulgare chromosome 4H, MorexV3_pseudomolecules_assembly, whole genome shotgun sequence DNA window includes the following coding sequences:
- the LOC123449341 gene encoding probable galacturonosyltransferase 14: MQLRISPSMRSITISSSNGVVDSMKVRVAPQPPPPPLAPQPPAGRRAAGGPGPGAGGWGAAWYLRAVAFPAVVALGCLLPFAFILLAVPALEAGGTKCSSIDCLGRRIGPSFLGRQGGDSTRLVQDLYRIFDQVNNEESTSDKKLPESFREFLSEMKDNHYDGRTFAVRLKATMKNMDKEVKRSRLAEQLYKHYASTAIPKGIHCLSLRLTDEYSSNAHARKQLPPPELLPLLSDNSFQHYILASDNILAASVVVSSTVRSSSVPEKVVFHVITDKKTYPGMHSWFALNSVSPAIVEVKGVHQFDWLTRENVPVLEAIENHRGVRNHYHGDHGTVSSASDNPRVLASKLQARSPKYISLLNHLRIYLPELFPSLNKVVFLDDDIVVQRDLSPLWEIDLEGKVNGAVETCRGEDNWVMSKRFRTYFNFSHPVIDRSLDPDECAWAYGMNVFDLEAWRKTNIRDTYHFWLKENLKAGLTLWKFGTLPPALIAFRGHVHGIDPSWHMLGLGYQESTDIESVKKAAVVHYNGQCKPWLDIAFKNLQPFWTKHVNYSNDFIRNCHILEPLYDR, translated from the exons atgcAGCTGCGGATCTCGCCGAGCATGCGCAGCATCACCATCTCCAGCAGCAATGGCGTCGTCGACTCCATGAAGGTGCGCGTCGCGCCGcagccgcccccgccgccccTCGCGCCGCAGCCTCCCGCGGGCCGCCGCGCCGCCGGGGGGCCCGGGCCTGGGGCGGGCGGCTGGGGCGCCGCCTGGTACCTGCGCGCCGTCGCCTTCCCCGCCGTCGTCGCGCTCGGCTGCCTCCTCCCATTCGCCTTCATCCTCCTCGCCGTCCCCGCGCTCGAGGCCGGCGGGACCAAGTGCTCCTCCATCG ATTGCTTGGGGAGGCGAATAGGACCTAGTTTCCTGGGTAGGCAGGGGGGTGATTCTACA AGGCTGGTGCAAGACCTGTATAGAATTTTTGATCAAGTTAACAACGAGGAATCCACTTCTGATAAGAAGTTACCAGAATCATTCAGGGAGTTTCTTTCAGAGATGAAGGATAACCATTACGATGGTAGGACATTTGCTGTCAGGTTGAAGGCTACG ATGAAAAACATGGATAAGGAGGTAAAGAGGTCAAGGCTCGCAGAACAGCTGTATAAACATTATGCTTCAACTGCTATTCCCAAAGGCATTCATTGCCTGTCTCTGCGCCTTACCGATGAATACTCCTCAAATGCTCATGCAAGGAAACAGTTGCCACCACCTGAACTGTTACCGTTGCTTTCTGATAATTCCTTCCAGCATTATATTCTTGCTAGTGATAACATCCTTGCTGCTTCAGTTGTTGTCAGCTCAACTGTACGGTCTTCCTCGGTACCTGAGAAAGTAGTTTTCCATGTTATCACCGATAAAAAAACATATCCAGGGATGCATTCATGGTTTGCCCTTAATTCTGTATCACCTGCAATAgttgaagtgaaaggtgttcatcAGTTTGACTGGTTGACCAGAGAGAATGTCCCAGTACTAGAGGCTATAGAAAACCACCGTGGAGTCAGAAATCACTATCATGGAGATCATGGAACAGTTTCCAGTGCAAGTGACAACCCAAGGGTACTTGCTTCCAAGCTGCAGGCCCGAAGCCCCAAATACATATCCCTGCTTAACCATCTGCGCATCTATTTGCCTGAG CTCTTTCCAAGCCTCAACAAGGTGGTCTTCCTTGATGATGACATTGTTGTTCAGCGTGATTTATCTCCTCTTTGGGAGATTGATCTTGAAGGGAAGGTGAATGGTGCTGTGGAGACGTGCAGAGGTGAAGATAATTGGGTGATGTCTAAGCGCTTCAGGACTTATTTCAACTTCTCTCACCCTGTTATAGATCGAAGTCTTGACCCGGATGAATGTGCATGGGCATATGGGATGAATGTCTTTGATCTGGAAGCTTGGAGGAAGACAAACATTAGGGATACATACCATTTCTGGTTGAAGGAG AATCTAAAGGCCGGTCTTACTCTTTGGAAATTTGGCACTTTACCACCTGCGCTTATAGCATTCAGGGGTCATGTCCATGGTATCGACCCGTCTTGGCACATGCTTGGCTTAGGATACCAAGAAAGCACGGACATAGAAAGTGTTAAGAAGGCTGCAGTGGTCCACTACAATGGTCAGTGCAAGCCATGGCTAGACATTGCTTTTAAAAACTTGCAACCGTTTTGGACGAAGCACGTAAATTACTCCAACGACTTCATTAGAAACTGCCATATTTTGGAGCCCCTATACGACAGATAA